From Litorilinea aerophila:
GAATCAGCGTTCATCTGCGTGGGTCAGCGTCCTCATTTGACCTTTGTGCAGTAGAGCCACAGATTTTTTCCATGCCCCGTCATCGGGCGAATGGATGTCCCACGGTGGAATGTTGTCCTCTGGAGGATGGGTTGGTCAAGTGGACTGCTCCTGGTGTATACTGGGCCACGTCTTCGACCATGAGGCTTCGCGTCCCTGAATCCATCGGCTCGGGCTGGCGTCCAGGGGCATGAGCCTCCATCCCTCGGCCCTCAAACCACGGCACAGCAGGTGACATGGCTCCAATTTTGTTCGTGTTGGCGATTGTATGGGGGGTAGCTCTCTTGTGGGTCTGGCGGCAGGAGCAGGCGGGTCGGGTCGCCCCGGGCCGCCACCGGGACCTGCTGGCCGGGACGATCTTGGGGCTGCTGGTCCTCGGATTTTTCTGGCGTACCCTGACCGGTGAAGTCTACCAGCCGGCCGATGGCGGCGATCTGGTCAGCTTCCTGTTCCCCACCTATCGCTTCGCCGCCGGGCAGATCCATGAGGGCCGACTTCCCCTGTGGAATCCGTACCTGTACGGCGGCAGCCCCTTCATCAGCGACATTCAGGCCGGCTTTTTCTACCCGCCCAATCTGTTCCTCTTCCTGCTCTGGCCCGACTTCCCTTACCCGGCCCTCCAGTGGCTGGCCGTGCTCCATCTCTTCTGGGCTGGCCTGGGCATGTACGTGCTGGTGCGCGGCATCGACTTCGGCCCGGTGCGTCTCTCCCGCTTGGCGGCCATTTTTGCTGCCCTGGCCTTTGCCCTGAGCGATCCTTTCCTGATCCATCTGGGCAACCTCAACCTGATCGCAGTCCTGAGCTGGCTTCCCTGGGTGCTGGCCGCGTTTCAGGCCGCCCTCCAGCGGCGGGACCTGCGCTGGGCCATGGTGGCTGCCGGGCTCTTCGCGGTGGCCAATTATGCGGGGCATATCCAGAGTTCGTATTACATCGCCCTGGCGCTCCTGCTGTACGCTGCCGTTTGGGCCGGGTGGGAATGGCGGACAGGAGCGGCCGCCTCGGGTCCGCACCGGTGGGGACGTGGCTGGTTTCCCCTGGCCTGCCTGGCCGGGACGGGCGTGGTCACCGGGCTGCTCACCGCGCCGATTCTGCTGCCCGGGCTGGAGCTGAGCCGCTACACCGAGCGCAGCCTCTTCACCTATCAGGACACGGTGGCCTTTTCCCTGGCGCCCACCCAGCTCATCGGCCTCATCACGCCGGGCTTCTTCGGCCGGGGGCCGGCGCTCCACTGGAGCCTGTGGGACCGGGTGGAGCTGCCCTACCTGGGGGTGGCGGCCCTGTTGTCCGGGGTGGCCGGCTACTGCCTGGCCGCGCCCAGGCTGCGTCGGCACCTGGTGCCCTGGCTGGTCATGGCCCTGTTCGGGCTGGCCACGGCCCTGGGCATCTACGCCATCCTCCACGGCTGGCTGACCCTACTCTTGCCCGGCTTCGGCCAGTTTCGTGCCCCAGCCCGGGCGCTGATCCTGTGGAGCCTGGGCGGAGCTGTCCTGGCGGCCGTGGGCCTGGACGCGGTGCGCACCTGGCCGGATCGGCCCCGGGAAGACCCGGCCGCCGGGGAGGCCGCCGGGCTGCTGGACGGCGTGCTGCGGGGCGGCGCCCTCATCCTCCTGGGGATCCTGCTGCCCCTCAGCTATCTTTCCCTGCTCCTGACCCAGGAGAACGACACGGTCTTTCTGCGGGCTTCGGTGGCCGGGCTGGCCCTGGTCTGGGCCGGGATCTTTTGGGGGGGGACCTGGTTTTTGATGGGCGCCCGGCGGCGGGCCTGGATTTCCGGGCCTGCCTTTGCCCTGGCCATGGTGGGCCTGCTCTTCTTCGACCTGGCTGCCACCGGCGCGTACACCGACATCAGTCCCCAGGATCCCACGGTCGGCTTCCAGCATCCTGAGATCGTGGACTTTCTGCGCCAGGATGAGGGGCTCTTCCGCATCGACACCCGCACGGACATCGCCGACCGCTGGCAGCCCGATGCGGCTGCCCTCCATGGCCTGCAGGACGTGGGCGGCGTGGCCAATCCCCTGGTGCTGCGCCACTGGACCCTGCTGTGGGAGTCCCTGGGCGGCCGCCACACCCGCCTCTACGACATGCTGAACGTGAAGTATGTGCTGGCCCGCGCGGATACGCCCCTGCCGGAGGGGAAATTCGAGCCCGTCTTCGCCGCGCCCCGGGATCTGATCCTCTACCGCAACCGGGACTTCCTGCCCCGGGCCTGGCTGGTCCACCGG
This genomic window contains:
- a CDS encoding YfhO family protein, producing MAPILFVLAIVWGVALLWVWRQEQAGRVAPGRHRDLLAGTILGLLVLGFFWRTLTGEVYQPADGGDLVSFLFPTYRFAAGQIHEGRLPLWNPYLYGGSPFISDIQAGFFYPPNLFLFLLWPDFPYPALQWLAVLHLFWAGLGMYVLVRGIDFGPVRLSRLAAIFAALAFALSDPFLIHLGNLNLIAVLSWLPWVLAAFQAALQRRDLRWAMVAAGLFAVANYAGHIQSSYYIALALLLYAAVWAGWEWRTGAAASGPHRWGRGWFPLACLAGTGVVTGLLTAPILLPGLELSRYTERSLFTYQDTVAFSLAPTQLIGLITPGFFGRGPALHWSLWDRVELPYLGVAALLSGVAGYCLAAPRLRRHLVPWLVMALFGLATALGIYAILHGWLTLLLPGFGQFRAPARALILWSLGGAVLAAVGLDAVRTWPDRPREDPAAGEAAGLLDGVLRGGALILLGILLPLSYLSLLLTQENDTVFLRASVAGLALVWAGIFWGGTWFLMGARRRAWISGPAFALAMVGLLFFDLAATGAYTDISPQDPTVGFQHPEIVDFLRQDEGLFRIDTRTDIADRWQPDAAALHGLQDVGGVANPLVLRHWTLLWESLGGRHTRLYDMLNVKYVLARADTPLPEGKFEPVFAAPRDLILYRNRDFLPRAWLVHRAVVVPDETLARDRLQQPDFDPTQTVLLHDEGAPALEVSPGGAEQVTVTAYGPNEIRLSVQATAPAYLLLSEVWYPGWQATVNGEPATIYRANLALRAVAVPSGESTVVLRFAPATWRWGIALFGLGLVLLVAGSLPWMRISKSRQKFADRIIRPMTRH